Below is a genomic region from Agelaius phoeniceus isolate bAgePho1 chromosome 11, bAgePho1.hap1, whole genome shotgun sequence.
ATTCAGTTCTTGGCACATCCTCCAGCTGCAAACATTTCCCTTATCTcagtgtgctgtgtgtgcctgtTGGTACCTGTGTGGTTATTCAGTGGAACCCTGCTGCACACTCTCAAGGGCTGAGACCATATTTAGTCATCACTGACATGCCTGTGTCTGGCCAGGAGTGGAGAGCTCGGAGGGAATCTGAGTTTGTAGGCCTGAGGCTGAAGCTTTCTTGGGCTGCAGGACAGGTGAGATCAGGCAGCAGGCCCCATATGCCAGCTGAAGTGACAGGCTGCCTCTGTCAGCAGCTAGCAGTGGTTTTGAATTAGAAATGTGGAAAACTACTCCGTCATATCATGGGCACAGCTacaaaaatactatttttttagGCAACTGTATTCCCTGTTTGCCTAGTTCTGAAGCTGATTCTGTTAATGTTTTAGAACATACTTTTTCACTTTGTATGAGTTAAGTGTTTGAAGATAGGACTTGAAGGAAAATAatattggaaaaaataaaaagtaagtGCAGTGAGCCATTTCTATAGCTCTCTATGTTCCAGCTCAATTTATTAAAGTGTCTTTGTACATTCATGAAAGATCCCAAGGTCATACTACACCAATATATTGGTTTTTACTTCTTATCTTTCAAAACCATGCTAACTTCTTTCGTTAAGTCCTGCATAAGTCTTGGGGCTAAGGGAAGGGAGTATTTTATGTCAACTAGTTTCTATTTTTTCTCAACCTGAGATCTTAGGCTTCATGGGTTTTAACTCAGTGTCTTTCTCCAAAAGGATTAATTGTATCATGTTTTCAACTTATTGCTCTGGTTATAAAGAAAATGTCTgttgaaaagcagcagcaaatatATGTCCAAATAAGAACATCTGGACTCATCTGACTCTGTCTTTCTCTTGTGAAAAGGCCCTTCTTGTTAAAGTTGAAACAGATTTGGGTACTGACTTCTGGTCTGGAAAACATTTGCTGGTTGTTACAGCCAGTGAAACAGCACAGGTGTAAatgctgctttccctgcttgTTTCTTGACTTTTTTTGAGTCGATAGTGAGGATTTGTAAAAAAATCAAGAATACAAAATCTAATTATTGTGTAAATGACTTGGTTTTCTGTAATTTTGGAGGGTGAGGGGAAATTGTATAATTTCAATATGTTTCAATATAATTCAATGAATTAGTGCATATAAAAAAGATATAAAAGATATAAAATTTTGCAATTTAATTGTAGTTGATCCAGGTGCCaccatttttgttttgctttgtttgtttttccaggtCAACCAAAATGTGGAGATCCAAAGGGCCCGCCTGCGAGATGATATTAAGGAATATAAATTCCGAGAAGCACGTTTGCTGCAAGACTATACTGAACTTGAAGAGGAAAACATCTGTCTCCAGAAACAAGTGTCTGTCCTGAAGCAAAGTCAGGCAAGTTTTCCAACCAGTGGGCATTGCTTTTTTAGTACAGTTAATTCCTGTGTTACAGTATGATTCTGTCTCATTTGAGCATACACCTACTTATTTTCTATCTTTGTACTACTTTTGAGAAGCTCTTTATTTTAGCACCAAGACTTGTCCTTTCTGACTCTATACACAATCATAATACTTCACTGCTTCTACTTTGACTTCCAAGTCCTTCCATtgccttctctttctctgaTGAAACAAAGGTCTCTATCACTCTGCTTTGTTACTTGTTTTAGTCCTTTTGCTGCAGTAGTTTTTCAGTGTCTCTTTACAAcgccatccatccatccatccagccagccatccatccatccatctttCATCCTTCCCCTTCTACAGTATCTGGAAATAGAAGTGTTTCTGAACATGTTTCTGAAACATGTTTTAATTGCTACTTTATTCTTATCTTCTCTCTTCGTTTCTGTGCTACTCTTCTAGCTACTTTCAATAAACTTGGAATGCTGTTATAGTTGCTCTGCACTGTGTGCACATCTGTGTGACTGCTTGTCTGAAAGGCCATGTTTAATTGTGCAGTTCCAGCTATTTCCAGAGTTTTAGAAAACTGCATTCTTGGAATTTCTTAATAGCTTCCCTGAGTTATCATTTGTGGAGCTAATTAAGATAGATGTGGTCTTTGGCATGGTTCACTTATCTTCATCTATCAGTGTGGGACTTCCTATTTTTATTCTTCAGGTAGCTGTCGGTTCCATTGCATGAATAAAGCTCAGTTGGGAAAGTGAAGGACATAgatgctgccagggctggagtccctctgctctggaaacAGGTTGGGAGAGCTCGGGGTGTTCtgcctgaagaagagaaggctccagggagaccttccagtacttaaaggggctccaagaaagctggaaagggacCTTGGACAAGgcggaatggcttcccactgccagagggcagggacagatggGATATTAAGTAGAAATCTTTGGCTGTGAGGGTTGTaaggtcctggcacaggttgcccagagcagctgcagctacctcatccctggaaatgttcaaggccaggttgggcagAGCTTGGAGGAGCACCCTGGTCTAGATGAAGGCGTtcctacccatggcagggggaggaatgaaattaattttaaggtccctccctGCCCAAACTATTCTCTGATTCTACAATTCCATGAAAATATTCCTGAAATCAAAATTCTTTAGAAAACGGAATGTTAATACCATCTGTTGTGGTCATAGTAAAATCTCTGTAGAATTTGCTGCAGAAGTCCTTCTGTGTAATGAATGAAAGCTGCCCTGTCAGGCTAGATATGTGGGATAttgaatgtattttatttatgtcCAAGTGAAACTCTGTATCTCTGTTTATTACTTTGGGCCTCACTGTGCAAAACAGGATTCCAGGTTGGACCTGTTCTCATCTGCATATATTTGGTTTAATTATGCAGTTTTGGGCACTCTGACATCCTGTAGTAGGGACAAAAGGGGCTGTTGTGATCTCGATGCAGGCTGGAAGACAGAGGGAACTGATAAAATCAAACCTATGTAGTTGGTTACTTTTggattttacctttttttctcattcatcaTATTCAGAGCAGCAGGTGAAAGTTCCCAGCTCCATGTTCTCATTCTAAAATAACAATACTGGAGAATGCTGCCATTCTGGCCTGAGCTAAATTTAACCTCAGATGCTATCTCAATATTTGCTTGTAGTTATTGACTGCTGTATTTTTATTCTGGAAACTTTGAAAATAGACTACAGTCTGAAGTATTTTATCTTAGTGGAAGTATGCAGAACCAAGAGCTTGTTCTTTTCATGGCAGTGGATTAATTTTCTACCGTGTCCTAATCCTACTTGATGAACTTTTAATTATTCTAGTTTTTAATTATTCTAGTTACTCATGCAACTAGAAGCAGCCATCAAGTTTTCCCAGGCAACACTGAATTAACATACTTGATTCCTGGTTTGTAAGTTGGGTGTGGTCCCCACTCCCAGCTTGCTCTATGTTGACATCTAAAATTTATTTAGCAATtggcaaaaaataaataatgggAGATATCATATGGTATGAGTTCCCTTCTTTCAGAGTAAAGAATAATATTCTTTGTTTGCTTCCTCCCTGCTACTCCCAAGTGATTAAAAATTTTACATGAATTGTTTGTGTACATAATTTCAGTGCAAGAGAGATTTAGAAAAGTGCAGTACTAGACATGATAGATAGCATGCCATCAAACTCATCAATGTGGATCTGAAGTGTAGAATCTGAATTGTAGCCCTTTCAAGATGTGCTGAAATGATAATGAGAGAAATgttaaagcattttaatttgAATGTATCAAAGCAGAGCTTAATCACAGTTTTAACCCAGTGGTGTGTATTTGAATGGCAGTGAAGCAGAGTGTCAAAGTGTACCTTTATCATGCCAGTTTTGGAAATGTGAAGCTTAACTTTGTGGAAAGTCTGGCCAGGGAATTTTTTAATTGAACAAATGTTTGCATGTAGAGCTAGGAAAGACTGTTTTTGGATGCTTCTGTATCAGACACACTGTATCTCCCACCTGTCCTGATTGAGCTGGAATAGACGAGCTCATTTGACAGTTTGCTTAGTGAATTTATTCTGTAGTCTCTGTGAAGGTAAATTACATAAGCCATGTTTACAGTCATAGTGCTAAAACTAGACTCCAGAAATGAAAAAAGTATTCTATTTCTACAATATTTAAGTGATATCAAgcattcaaaagcaaaatgaCTTGGTGCCTCCCAGGCAGACATTTTCATCAGAGATTTCCCCCCCACTTTGTGTATCTCCAGGTGGAGTTTGAAGGCTTGAAACATGAAATCAAAAGGCTGGAAGAGGAAACCGAGTTTCTCAATAGCCAGCTGGAAGATGCCATCCGGCTGAAGGAGATCTCTGAGCGCCAACTTGAGGAGGCCTTGGAAACACTGAAGACAGAGCGGGAGCAGAAGAACAACCTTCGGAAGGAGCTGTCTCACTACATGAACATCAATGATTCCATGTACAACAGCCATTTAAACATCTCTTTGGATGGGCTGAAGTTCAGCGATGAAGCCACAGAGCCCAATAATGATGAAATCATGAATGGGTTTGAACAAAACTGCCTCAGCAAACTCAGCAATGGTAAAAACAATACTTCAACGcccaagaaaaatgaaagcttcCCTCCAGCCCCAAGTCTGGTTTCAGATCTTCTGAGTGAATTAAACATTTCTGAAATCCAGAAGCTGAAACAGCAGCTTGTGCAGGTAAATGGGTTTCCTAAAAAGCTGTGTACTTCCAAATAGCTCCTAAAGTTCGTTTGGGATGTAATTTCAGTCTTTTCGGTATCTCACATGGTACTGTTTATAGTGTATTTTTAAAGGCTTTAATTGGTTTAGAATTTGAGGATGTTAAATGTTTGTCAGTGAAAAACcacagttttttttcttttcctttcttttttgtttttaatgcaaTGGAGTTGGCAGTCATGTCCTTTCCTTGGTGGAAAGTTCTAATGCATCTCCTGTGCAATACTTGCTGTGTCTACTTCATTATGTCACTACCGAGAACAATAGTGGTTTGTTTCAAAATTGAGAGTTACTCCAATCACCTTCATCAAAAGAAGTTTTGTACTCATATTTTCTGTAATTAGTTCAAAGAGCATAAAGTCTTAATCAGCACCAAGCATTTCTGTGCTATATTTGTGCAATTAGGAGGTTGGAGAGCTTAGAACAAGGTGCACTTTTCTGTTTCCTACTAATATTTTGTGAGATGTGTTTTAAATTATGTTCCATAAGAAAAAGCCCTTATGCAAAAAGCTgtcagaatttttaaaaatgagaaatttaaGAGGAGAAACTTGAAAAGGTTTTGGTATTTCTGAGTCTTTCATGAAGTTCCAAGCTTTCACCATAGAGTAACTCGGTGTTTTCTAGAATTTATTTGATAATTTAGAAGAAAGCAATAAACTTTAGCTTGTTGTTAACTGAAAGGAAGTTTTCACAATGAGACCATCACCTAGGGAATAAATGtgtaaaaatgtgcattttgaCGAGGAGATAAGAAAAAATTGGCAATGGACACTGTAACTGGAGATAATTTTAGAATACATTGTGGAGACTTTCCTATAATGTGCAAGTGATTGAATTTCTGTAACCATATGGACTGTTGGCTAAGTTGCTGTCTCTTAGAGTAAAAACCATTTAAGTGATACAATTCCCTTAACATAGATGTCTATGTTCCTGCATTTCAGATGGAAAGAGAGAAGGTTAACTTGTTAACAACGCTGCAGGAATCTCAGAAGCAGCTGGAAAATACACGGGGGGCCCTCTCAGAGCAGCATGAGAAAATTGGCAGGCTCACTGAAAATCTGAATGCCATGAAGAAGCTCCAGGCCAGTAAGGAGCGTCAGTCTGCCCTTGATAATGAGAAGGACCGAGATAGCCATGAAGATGGAGACTATTATGAAGTTGACATCAATGGGCCAGAGATCCTGGAATGCAAGTACAAAGTGGCTGTGGCAGAAATTACTGACCTGAAGGAAGAGCTCAAAAATTTGAAGGCAAAATACAAAGAATGTGAGTCTAAGTATGAGGAAGAGAAGAGTAGATATGAGACTGAGAGCCAAGCTCTCACTGAAAAGATCACCTCACTGGAAAAGTCCAGTAGGCATGATAGAGAACAGAtggccaggctggagaaggagctgaagAAGGTCAGTGATGTCGCTGGAGAAACACAGGGCAGCCTCAGCGTGGCTCAAGATGAACTAGTCACCTTCAGTGAAGAGCTGGCCAATTTGTACCACCATGTCTGCATGTGCAACAATGAAACTCCAAACAGAGTGATGCTGGACTACTACAAGGAAGGTAAAGGTGGACGCAGTAGTCCAGAGGCCAAGGGAAGAAGGTCTCCCATTCTTCTTTCTAAAGGGCTGTTAACTattgagctgggaaaggcagagaaTGGAAGTGGTGACAGCAGCCCATCCCCGGTGTCATCTCTGCCATCCCCTGTGTCAGATCCTCGGAAGGAACCAATGAACATTTACAACTTGATTGCTATAATTCGGGATCAGATCAAGCACCTGCAGGCTGCTGTGGACAGAACAACTGAGCTGTCCAGGCAGCGCGTTGCTACTCAAGAGCTTGGCCCAGTGGTGGACAAAGACAAGGAAGCTCTTATGGAAGAAATCCTGAAGCTGaaatccttgctgagcaccaagAGGGAACAGATAGCAACTCTGAGAACTGTGCTGAAAGCCAACAAACAGGTAACCAGGTCTTAGAGGTTTGAAGGTTACAATGTTAGGCAACTAGGTcataagcaaaagaaaatttttcttgTAATTCATTCTGCCATTCCCTCAGTTCTGTGGGGCTTTCGTTGCTGTTATTTTGCTAGTCTGAGGCTGAAGCTGGCTGTTTCATTAGAGGAACCCAGCTGTCCCATCTAAAGATGAGCACTGGGGCTTTAATTGACTTCAGCTTCTCACGTACTCCTGAGACTTTTATAAGGTTAAGGTAGCTTCAATCTACTGTCTGTCTGTATTAGATTAGGTTATATTTAATGTAGGACACCTAAAATGGAGATAATCTTATTTTCTACTTGAAAGAATTCTAGTAGTTACCCTTAAAAGAGTTCTGAAATTTAAGTATTGTTCTCTCTCAAACTCCAAAATAAAAGAGAGCCTTCCAAAATGAGAATGTGATATAAGAATGTGGTCAAAAGAACAGAGGTGAAAGGTAAAAATAGTCTTTGGGGATTGGACATTCAACAACATTAGCAGTGCAGTAGGTGAAAAAAACTGCCATTGAAGCACCACGTGACATGCTTCATCTTCTTCTCTATGCTTAAATTTAAATGGTCTCAAAAGAAAAGGTAGTTTAGTCTACTGAACTACTAGTGGTGTTGTTTAAGAATGAAATAAACACATTAAGTTTTCTTTTGCACATTTTAATAAAGGTGTCCCAAATGTAAGATAAGTAAGATGCTATAACAGGGAACTGCGCTAGTGATTGACAAATGCATTTAAGTATTGAGATACTAAGCAGATTGTTTTGTTCCTTTGTGTTGCTAGTAGATAGGTTTCACTACATCTATATTCTGAAACTTCCTTAATGCTGCTGCATGGTTAATGGGAGTAAGAGATGACTATGTCTGTTCCCAGTGTtcagaaatgaaattttattttatttgtacaAGATAGGTTCACCACAAGTTTAACATTCCAGTACAAAGTAAATGTTTCATTATGTGAATAGTGATTAAAAATCTTTAAGCCAGCCATTTGATAAAGAGTTTCATTAAAGGTTATGTTTCTGTTCTCCCTGGTAACAACAGACTGCAGAAGTAGCCCTTGCCAACTTAAAAAGCAAGTATGAGAATGAGAAAGCAATGGTTACAGAGACCATGATGAAGCTGCGAAATGAGCTGAAGGCTTTGAAGGAGGATGCTGCCACCTTCTCTTCCCTGAGAGCTATGTTTGCTACAAGGTAACAAATATAATGAACTCCACAAAATTTAATTCCTTGCTTGTGTGGGGAAGAGTTGAACATCCTTCTCATCCACAATGCAGAGAGTGAAGCAGTAGGTGCTTCTTCCCAAGATCATTGcttgcagtgtgtgtgtgtgtctgtgatATGCTCCTGTTCATGAGGAACATGTGTGGCTATAGTGTGCTGCTACAAAACATAAAGCTGTTGTGGCAGTATTTATTCAAGTTGGTTGGGAGATTACCTGTTTTCCCTGGTTCTTGAAGTGATTAGCTCTGAGAAGGAGTGACATTTAACAATGGAAAATGAGCATTTATTCTACACTGAAGATGGGACTCTGCTTTACCTTGATGATCTAGGAAAAGGTAAAGATGTTGCAAACATCCTGGTATTCTTAGGCTGTCCATCCTGAAATTGGCATCTGTTGTTTCACTGACCTGTGTCAGATGATTTGATTGCTTTGTCTTTGGAACTTGCTTCTGCTTCTTAGTTGTGCTTTATGGTGTGATACATGGAATCACTAAATCATCAAGTTTGGGAGAgatctttaagatcatcaagtccagctgtcCACCCAGCACTACCATTTAACCTCTAACCCACATCACCCAGCACTGCATCCAGATGCtttttgaacacctccagggaggatgactccaccaccttcctgggcagcctattccaatGCCTGGCCACCTGAACAGTGAAAACAGTTTTTTAATACCTACTCTGAATCTCCCCTGTCTCAGCTCAAGGCCATTTCCTGTGATCCtctcactgcaggcacagcagaagAAACTGGCCCCACCTCACTACTGCCTCTCCagcagttgtagagagtgatgagatCCCCCCAAGCCTCTTCTTGACAAGACTAAATAAACCCAGTTCTCTCAGCTATTCCTCATTAATATTCAGAAAAGCTAGACACAGAAGATGTGACTTTGAGTATTTCCAGAAAGGGAATAACAGCATTTACCTCCTTTTCCTGGTGCTAGATCTGGAGGTGATGAATGGCATCTAGAGACTAAAAAAGGTCTGGGCTGTCAGCATCCCTGTGAAAGCAAGGAGATGTCGAGGCAGGGCAAAGGCATTTCACTATCCAATGGGCATGCTACAAAACCCCATAAATGatgctgtgcacacacatttACAGCACTGAGGTGTCTGCTCTAGACTCTGTGTCTGAGAACTAAAATGTAGTAGCTGCATATGTTGACATTCAACCTTGGTGAAGGTGCCTTTTGTAGATAGGCCCTGGACCTGGGTTGTAAAAGTCTTCTTCCAGAGATTTGTTGAAGTGTCTATGTCCACATCACCTTCCCATGTTCCTGGTGCTCTGCTTGAACCCTGCTGCTAAGAGAGTGAACCACAGGATGCATTCTTGTGAAATAATAATGGTGTGCAGAGAGCTCCTCACAGTACACTGTGCCAGCTCTTGTTTGGCAGTTTGTCTGCCCTTTTGGTTTTAATCAAAGTGGAAAGTGAGTTACTTTAAAATACAGGAGATTACTGCAGCAACAATTATTTGTTTCCATGGTTTAGATTCACAAGTCCTGGTTATGTTTGACAATTCATAGAAAGTGTCAGTGCTTGTATGATGTAAAAAGCAAAGCACATGCACGGCTTGGGTGGTGTGGGGTGGGGAGAGCTGAAGAGCTTGGAATTAGAGCCTCGGTAAGGAAAaggtggggggaaggtgttAAAAATCTGTCTTTACTATTAATTTCTAATATAAAGATTGAGTTAGAAACAGCAGGTGGCTGATCTCTTACAGCTGAATGCAGTCAGTGCTCATTTTCATCTCATTTTAACTGTGTCTCTGCTAATACGTTTCCCAGTTTTTAATAAAGCTGAGAAATTGTGATTTTAATCCTGCATGTTTGAATTTCCTTAGTGGGTTGACAGTTTAATCTCTCGAGGTAGAAGTAGTTGATGCTTCTCTCTAGTTCCTCCTTCAGTCACTGTTGAGTCACCTGTCTTGTTTTCTTGGAAGTTGTCATGTGGTCTTCATTGATTgcagggaagaggggaaaaatatgggTATGCCCAGGTGCATTTGGTTAcatcactttttcttttctttttttttttttcttctggaacaGGGCTTGATTTACTAATGAATTTACATATAAATGGTATTAAAACTATTACATGCTGACCCTTACATAAACTGGTCTGTAGAACTAAGGCCAAACCAATGTTTGTGGGAAGCAGTGGTATGCAGCTTTGGAAAATGCCAAGTTAGGTTTTTCAATAGTTTGGCTTCAAAGAGTTTAAgaagatatagtttttatttctcatcATTATATTTAACACTCAGgatgtttattttcttggtgtatatatttgtatatagctggtgttgtttttaaaaatctagtTGATGTTTCCTTaagcttcttttttttgttgttgttgttaattACCAGTACTAAGAAAATGGGCAGAATCAGAGCCTTGTGTTCACTATCTACTTAAAGCTGCAAATGTGTGAAAGCAGGCTGATACTAATTTCACATTCTTCCTAAAAACCTGAAAGCCAAATGATCTTCTTTCAAAGGTGTTCTTAAAAGAAAGACATCTGTTCTGATTTTATTGAATATATAGCTGGGAAGTAGCCTAGCACATGACAAATGGAATGGTAAAAGGGGAAGGACCCTTATTGTTCTGTCAAAGCAGTAAAAATACACAGGTCACAAAGATATGCTGCCATAGCTGCTGCTGCCGCCATCTAAATCAGGTCCAGAGCCTGTGTCGTCCTAGATGATTAGGGAGGCAACATtgctgggttttggtttgggtttttttgggaaaatgaaATTGAGAGTCAGTGAGCAGCATGAAGGAAGAAAGCAGTGCAGATCCCTGTCCACCTCTGTGTGCAACATCTACAGCCACTTCTAGAAAACTTCTTATCCCCTTGTTCCAGTAAATGATTGCTGTGCTTTGTACAGTGTGATGTTCCTTGACCCAGGACAGCCATGCTTGCACCAGGACAAGGTTTGAGTTTGCGGCTATATGATTCCTTTTGGATTAAAGAATCAGGAAAGCAGGTTCAGGGTGCAGGATGGTGTGTAGGCAGAGTAGTTAATGCTCCTGCTTCTCCCCAGTCATCTCTTCTATAGAAGAAAATGGTCGCTCAGGTACAGTTACAAACTGCAGCTGCACATATGCTACTGACAACACTTCCCTTTTTgtggggaagaaaggaaaaactcCCCAAATAGAGTTCTATGgaataacaaaaaaaccaagcaacCAATTTAGGTATTTGAAATAGTGAATACCTTGTAATTTCTAGGGACAGTAAGTTGATGTTCTAAATTTCTGTGCTAGCAGGAAGCTCTGTGAGATAATGACTTGCTACAATAATCTTTTAGAGTCAAAATCCTGGCTTTAATTACAGCTTGGCTCACATGGGAAAGACTTCACTGCTTTCTAGGCTAGATGCCAGGCCTAGAAAGGCCAGTCAGCCATTGGCTTTGGCACAACTGGCTGTACTTGGTCAAGAGGCAGGAGTGATACCAGAACATAAGTAAGATGGTGTgggaagtccctgctctgctttaCTGCAATGGTTTGGTTTTCTCTTCCTTATCTCTTTTTGTTCCAAATGGGATGGCGGTGAAGAGTTCTCTTCCCCTTGCTTTAGCTGGCCTGGATTAACACTTCTCTGCTGCATGACAAATCAAGACAGCAGCAATCTTGGCGCTGTTTCACTGAGCTGCAAGTTTAGGGGCTACATTAACTTTGTATTCTGTACCAAAATGTGGATATGTTTTAATTCACAAGAAAGAAGCTGGAAGAGAGCGGGGGGGAACCTCTGCATATTTTTTATATGTCCCAAATCTTTTGGAACTATAATACTGAGCATGAACaaggggaacagggacaggTCACTCCAGTGCCAGATCATATTTTGCTGAAGCAATCACATTTCATTTCTCAAGGAATTGGTAATGCTGTTCTGGGCATCCCCCTGGTTTGCAGTAGTGGAGCTTGGAAGGAATCAGGTTCAAGGTGTGCACAGAAAAGATAGCAGAAAGGTCACTTCTAATATAACCAGACCTTGCTTTTCACCTCAGATGTCATGAGTGAGTTTGAAAGCTAGGGTGAAaccccacagcctctctgtCTTCCCAGAAATCTTTAGCCTGTGTCTTGCTCCCACCCCCAGGGGGAGAAAACACCTCTCTGAcactctggagcagcagggcccaggGTCAGTAG
It encodes:
- the BICD2 gene encoding protein bicaudal D homolog 2 isoform X1 — its product is MSLAMEEEEYARLVMESGPEWLRSEIKRLFQELGETTREKIQAAEYGLAVLEEKQQLKQQYEELELEYETIRTEMEQLKEAFGQAHTNHKKVAADGESREETLIQESATKEEYYMKKVMELQTELKQIRNVLANTQSENERLNSVAQELKEVNQNVEIQRARLRDDIKEYKFREARLLQDYTELEEENICLQKQVSVLKQSQVEFEGLKHEIKRLEEETEFLNSQLEDAIRLKEISERQLEEALETLKTEREQKNNLRKELSHYMNINDSMYNSHLNISLDGLKFSDEATEPNNDEIMNGFEQNCLSKLSNGKNNTSTPKKNESFPPAPSLVSDLLSELNISEIQKLKQQLVQMEREKVNLLTTLQESQKQLENTRGALSEQHEKIGRLTENLNAMKKLQASKERQSALDNEKDRDSHEDGDYYEVDINGPEILECKYKVAVAEITDLKEELKNLKAKYKECESKYEEEKSRYETESQALTEKITSLEKSSRHDREQMARLEKELKKVSDVAGETQGSLSVAQDELVTFSEELANLYHHVCMCNNETPNRVMLDYYKEGKGGRSSPEAKGRRSPILLSKGLLTIELGKAENGSGDSSPSPVSSLPSPVSDPRKEPMNIYNLIAIIRDQIKHLQAAVDRTTELSRQRVATQELGPVVDKDKEALMEEILKLKSLLSTKREQIATLRTVLKANKQTAEVALANLKSKYENEKAMVTETMMKLRNELKALKEDAATFSSLRAMFATRCDEYVTQLDEMQRQLAAAEDEKKTLNSLLRMAIQQKLALTQRLEHLELDHEQSKRVRTKSASKAKGSNPSVSPIRSCGDRSEGSALNNQVFCSEKYKICCD
- the BICD2 gene encoding protein bicaudal D homolog 2 isoform X2, translating into MSLAMEEEEYARLVMESGPEWLRSEIKRLFQELGETTREKIQAAEYGLAVLEEKQQLKQQYEELELEYETIRTEMEQLKEAFGQAHTNHKKVAADGESREETLIQESATKEEYYMKKVMELQTELKQIRNVLANTQSENERLNSVAQELKEVNQNVEIQRARLRDDIKEYKFREARLLQDYTELEEENICLQKQVSVLKQSQVEFEGLKHEIKRLEEETEFLNSQLEDAIRLKEISERQLEEALETLKTEREQKNNLRKELSHYMNINDSMYNSHLNISLDGLKFSDEATEPNNDEIMNGFEQNCLSKLSNGKNNTSTPKKNESFPPAPSLVSDLLSELNISEIQKLKQQLVQMEREKVNLLTTLQESQKQLENTRGALSEQHEKIGRLTENLNAMKKLQASKERQSALDNEKDRDSHEDGDYYEVDINGPEILECKYKVAVAEITDLKEELKNLKAKYKECESKYEEEKSRYETESQALTEKITSLEKSSRHDREQMARLEKELKKVSDVAGETQGSLSVAQDELVTFSEELANLYHHVCMCNNETPNRVMLDYYKEGKGGRSSPEAKGRRSPILLSKGLLTIELGKAENGSGDSSPSPVSSLPSPVSDPRKEPMNIYNLIAIIRDQIKHLQAAVDRTTELSRQRVATQELGPVVDKDKEALMEEILKLKSLLSTKREQIATLRTVLKANKQTAEVALANLKSKYENEKAMVTETMMKLRNELKALKEDAATFSSLRAMFATRCDEYVTQLDEMQRQLAAAEDEKKTLNSLLRMAIQQKLALTQRLEHLELDHEQSKRVRTKSASKAKGSNPSL